A window of Phragmites australis chromosome 2, lpPhrAust1.1, whole genome shotgun sequence genomic DNA:
TGAACATGAACTGGAAGAACATTTGTAGAAATCGCAAGAAATCACTGCCCGCggaaaaaaagaggaagaagaagagaaagatgaaCATCATAACTGATCAAATGGAAATTTCTAAACCCATGAAAAAAAAGGTCAATTGGACAAATCCATCTGAAACTACTCTATCTAATCATTGAATTCAAGAACCACCAAAGCCTCGATGATGACAGCTTCAATCTATGTTGCAGTAGCTGGTCGTGGGTGGAGGAACGCACCCTGGAGGATGAGCCGTGGTAGATGCCACCCCGGAGGAGGAGTGCACACCGGTCTCCTTGGCCACTGCACCGCCGTGCATCCACCATGCTCCCGCACTGCAACTGCCCTGTGTCCCTCTGCTTGGCCATGGCGCCCTTGCCAGAGAGAAAAAGAGCGAGAGCAACGAATGAATAAGATTGCAGGACGGAAGGAACGAGGTGAATGGATAAGGACTAGCAAGTTGCGGCTGGATACAGACTATAATGAATGGAGTTGATTAATTGAGTTAAAATACAAGtgattaattaaataaatagttgTTGAAAAATAGCTGTTGGAAAAATAGCTGTTGAAAAAATAGTCGTTGAAAAAATAACCGTTAGAAAAATATCCGTTAGAAATATAGTCGTTACAAAAATGTAGTTGTTACGAATATATTGTTAATTatataatactattaaaaaatgaGAGAAGGAATATGGATGGTGAAATATGGATGTGCTGTTGGAGTGATGGAGTAATATGGAGGGAGAATCTTTATAGATAGCAATCCATATAAGGATACAGATAATGAAATATAGATGTCctgttggagttgctctaagaACACAAGACCTCGTGTGCAAGCTACTATCCTAGTACACCAACATTAATTCGATCCTGAAATCCAAAGCCCATCAAATCGTTGGACCTAAGAGAAGGGGCCGAGAAGAGGTACTGAGCTAAGCTAGGGGCAGCTAGTCCCTACTTTGTGTCCGGATGCATGCATGGCGGCAGCCTTTCCCAGGTTCACGACCTACCATGCCTGTCCTTTTAGCAGAAACTAGGTAGATTTGCTTGCTAGTTTCCCCGTTTATACTACAGTATAAATAAAAGTGTTTTGAGAAAAATTACACAAAGAGTTAATTAAATAATATCATAGTATATAAGTTTGTTgtctaaaattattattttgtgGAAAACAGGTAGCATGGTAAAGATTAATAGAAGtattaatttgaaaaaaatgaggTCAAGAGGATTTTTTAGCCGGTGATTGGAGTTTTGAGAGGAAGACGATGGATTTATCTGATCTTACGTGTTGGAGTAAATAAATGAGTGAGGtgtaaagaaaaaaattacatataaatataattaaatagcAGCACAACACATAGATTTATTgttcaaaattattttaaaaaatagataagaaGTGctaatttgaagaaaaaaatgaggTCGCGAGGATTTTTTTTACCGGCGACTGGAGTTTTCAGAGGGAGACgttgtatttttttatctacatgtacgagaaaataaataagcgagatattttattattttttaaatagaataatatatttttattttttgttaaatatcCGGAAACATCAGGTACTGCACACTGCTGCTACAATGCAGCCCCGTGCGTCAGGAACCGTAACTACAGCGAGTGAGAGGCTATGATAGCTCACCGATCCCGGGCTCTTTAGGATATAGGATATATTCTATTAGGTAACTGATTTGTATAATCAACCAATAAAATTTCTATGTTTTGAGTTATGAAAGATTTTGATAGAAATACAATAGTGTAGAGCATGTTATCATATGTCATCTTATAGAATTTAAGCTCAAGCAACAACTTGTATAAGGAGAAAAACTTGTATaaggagaaaaaatagagaaatttcatatttgaatagGATATCTGTATGAATCACtaagttttctcttttttatttcttcatgtatatcaaattttaaaataatagatGATGGTATGCTTTACACTATCATattttattagaatttttcataactCCTAATATAAAGTTTTGGTTGATTGGTTTGTGTAACCGTTACACAGTAAAATATCTCCCTTTTGAGCTGCATCCCCTTGCAACTTGCATCCAAGTGCTAAAACTCACACTCATCAGTCATCATCGCCAACAAAATCACACAAATCTTTCAGTGGAGCCAACAGCTACTAGTTGCCTGTAGCTTGCCGGTTGCCATAGACTATAGCCCATACCATAGGCATGTTTGGGGTGGCTTGGCTTTCTGATGGGCAGTCAGTTTCCTTTGAAAAGAGAAAATGGAGCTGGGGACTTCAGGTTTTTAGTACAAGAAATAATCTCAGTTTACTTGAAAAATCATCTTATCCACACGTAATTTATCGGTCAAAGGATCACTTTTGGTAGTTTGAACCTTGACGAAGTTTATGTTGGAAAAAGGGTCCCCTACAATGTATGAGTAGTTTagatttcttttcttgttttgagAGAGAGGGCTAGAGGTAAGGCATGCGTAGAAAAATAAAGTAGCAGCTTGCGCGTGTGCATATGTGAACGATGATGCGTATCTATGTATGGCTATGGGAAATATATTGAGGTGAGCTGATGGGTCCTCATGGTACAGATGCAAGGTTACACTTGCACTGTGGGAGGGAACAGTCCCTTTGAATTCtggtcacaactcacaaggGGCGTGCAGTGGGGTGGAGCGGTTGTGCACACGGGCGTGCATGGAAACAGTACCTTCCGATAGAGAATCCTGTCTGTCTGGCCAGGCCATGTATGGGGCTACCTGGCTTTGTTCAGAACCATGCATGCTTTCAAACCCTTCTCGATCACAAGACATCTTGCAGGTTGTCTTGTTTTGTTAGTGTGGTGCGTAATGCAGCTAATAGTTACCAAATATAGCATGACTGACCTTCGCCTGCAGAGCTCCACGTTGATTGTCGAAGCTAGCATAGTGGCGGTGTCCTGTTTTGATCAGAGCTGCCTGACGATCATCCCATGACATGATCACCTGATGCCATCTTGATAAACAGCTTTTGCTGCATCTCGCATGTGTGGAGCCGGGGCTATTTACGTCAATCCAGTTTAACAGCCTGTTTGGTTCGCCGGATCAGGCGGTACGGGCTGTTGCCGCTCCGGACGACATCGTCCAGTCCTTTTTCCATCGGATGACCTGGTCAAAGGAAGAGACTTGCTGTGTTGGTAGCGAAGGACAGCTTGGCGACGGACGGAATGCTCATGCGACGCTATCCAAACGAGCGGCTACCGGCTAGGCTCGGTTTTTGGGTCGGATGGTCCGACCCAAAAAAATTAACAAGCCAGTTCATGCCACCAGTGTATCACCAACTGCAAGTTTGAGGGCTTCTGTGTAATTTGAGCACTGAAAACAATTCTGATTATATGGAGCCCGCTGCATCTTGATGTGTCTAAGCCATTTAAGCCCTCGTTTTTGTTTTCCATCCTTACCCATATTGTGACCATTGTTAGCATCATATATAGGATGGCAATCAAGGCAGATTGTCGTCCCTATATATATTTCATTTCAGCAAGACAAACTAGGTTAAGTCAGAGAAGATGAATTGCACACAGCATCAACCATTAACACAGTGCATAAAAGCCCCCAGAACCTTGACAGCCACACAAATTATTGAACCTTTCAGTGATCTAGCCATGTGATTGGTTGCACTTTGGGGCCAGGTGCTATGATTGGCCCATGTAATACTTGCaagataaaataaagtgaaaGTGAAAGGGCATGGCTTTGATAATTAGAATGTTTGGCAGAATCTGTTAACCAATACGTAATCCACATAGATATCATACTCAAAAAGTGTAGCAAAGCAAGGTTTCTGGACACATCCAATTGGTTCTTTCATGGAAACACATCTCAGTAAAGATGTTTGCAGGTAGCCGCGCGGCTACAGTTGCCAGCATATCTGATCGCAATATATCAAGCAAGGGGGATTTATCACGATAGGAGAATCTAGATGAAAACATATAGGTTTAGCACTGCTAATTTTACGAACTCCCTTGGGTGAGTGGAAGGGCACACTACTATATCAACAGCTATGGAACTAGATATTGATTCCGTTAGCTTtccatatttattccattcgtCCGTACGAGAGTTGTGGGCCAGAGGGGCCCGTATGTCCATGTCCAAAAGTGACATCTAGCTCCGTCTATATCTAAGGTTTGAGTGACTAATCCAGATCCTCTAATTGTAATATCACTATAGCTTCGTCATTAACGTGTAGAGTCGGTCTCACATGTCGTGACAAATAATAAAGGTAGAGAATCTCATCCTAAGTGACACACTCTATTCTTGTTTTTTTCGAACGGGATTGGGTTATATTAAAACATGTAGTAGTACATCCTGATTTACAAAGAGACCCCGGGTAAGAGAACAACATTGAAATCCACTCCAGCACTCAACACCTTCATCTTCGGTCTCGGTCGCATTCCATCCAGTTGCCACGACGAGGCTAAACAAATAGTACCTCCGAAACCAGAATCCATAGCCCATAACCAAACCAacaaggagggagggaggagcgaAGAAAACAGCGCCAGAGCGAAGTCGCCTCTCGTTCGCCTGTCTCAACTATAGCAGGGGAACAGATGAGAAGAGTCGAGACGCCTAGCTGCATACTCTAATGAGTGTGACTGGCATACTCTATTCGACTTAAGGCATGTTTGGCAAAGCTCCTGGAGCAACTTCCTGGTTGAAATCAGaggaagctctgccaaacaacaGCTTTCAGCTCTCTAAGTGGAATCCGTAGAagtaattctctgaaataaactagaagttaGTGAGCTGAAAAAAATAGCTTTCATTTATTCACTTTCCGTACAAAATCACTTTCTCCATATAATTTATCTAGAGAATCACTAAAGGATCACTTTCAACTACAGAATCACATCTCCTAAGAATCATTCTCCACAAAAAATTGAAATAAGagagaactctaccaaacaagtCCTTAATAAAAAAAAGTACTTTCCAAGACGAGTTCAATTTTTCCCGGTTATCATATTATCTCACAAGCTAGTGGTTTAATGCATAACAGAATACCTTTCTGCAACCGATTTTTTTAGTTGTAGGCAGAAAAGGCTAGCTTCTCTGTGAAAATTTTATATGAGGCATCTTGAGGAAAAGCTAATGGATATATAAAAGAAAACGTCTACTAGCCTTTCTATGTTTagtttcttttctatttttagaaatGCTGATAAATTCTTAGGAAAAGGTCCCACCCCCCAAAAAAAGTCAATGAGAGAAACTTTATAAGGAAACAGTGTGTGGGAATTGAAGCATCAAATACGATGCTTGTGGGCTTCTTTCTGAAAGAATGAGAATCGTTATTAGTGATTGCTTTTTGTGTGGAACAAATGTGTAACATATAATATGAGCTTTTTCATAGTAACCGATTGCGGTTCGAGCAAGAACTGGTTAGAATGTGGACCTGAAATAGATATTCACCAATTAAGGGGATTATATTTTGCTCCAAATTTAACCTACATCAACCCTTAAAATGCGGGTGGTTTCATTTGAACACTGACCATCACTGGAGCAACTGGTTTACGTATTTACGAGCTGGTTTGCCAACAATTGACCATTCACACTGCACTTCACAACAATGGAAGTACCTTCAAATCAAGTATAGGCGGGTCGAATTGTGAATCTGACCCTGAACGCTACGACTCCCTGTATCATGTTAAATGCAAGCAAAATTTGAGAAACATAGTTCAGAAAGATGTAGAAAACAGGATCTCTTAAGCGCAAGACAAATGGAGTATCATGATTAGTCTCACCTTTGATATGATCCAGGTAAACCCTTTCCATCTCAGCTATAGCCTGAGAGAAGCTCCCTTTTCTCGTCTGCTCACAAGTTGTTAGACACTAAGAAACTGCTCTTAAATTGTTTGGTGGCAGTATGTCAGAGCGCTCTCAAATTCATGCAATAATATTTCAAAAGTTATGCTTCAATCTATGAACATTAGACTTTTCTTAGTGCCTAAGATGAAATAATTAAACTTAATTATATACAGGAAACAAAGTACTGCTGAATCATCAGTGAGGACATCAACTGTTGAAACATGAATTTCAGAAAGATACACAATGGCATATATAAGATAAAAATGAAAACATTCCTCCCTACGATCAGAGTGCCTCGAGGTTCGCAAGCTTTAGCTGCTTATCAACAGTCAAGTAGTCTTTGACTGCAATGCATGTAGAGCGCAGAATACTGGCCAGAAAAGTTGCGATCTCAGCTTCACTTCTATGAATATGATCATTTCCAGTGAGGTCGTCTCCGTGAGCTAATTGTTCTGCCCAAGTGTAAATGCGAGTGGTCAACAACCATAGCCTGTCTGCAACAGAGTTCCCTAAGTCATCCCAAATGCTACTGGAGAGAAAGGAAGGCAGGGTGACGGGCAAGTCACTCAGTACATTTGTCGAATTAACAACGAGAAGCGGCATATAGATGCAGCAGCTACCACATAGCAAGCCAACAAAACGCAACACCTGAAATAttagaacaagaaaacttaagcATGTTTGAGTTTGCAGGGAAGCAACTTGTGAAAGCATGTTTGAATTTTCCAGTCAAGTCCGACCACACATTCCAACACGACATCTTGAAAAATTACCGTTGAGGGATGAGCTGTAACACAGCCAATATCTAGTGCATCCAGAAGCCACTGCCTTTTGATACTGTTTTCAGCAGAGTATATAGCTGCAGCAATCTCAACAAGGACACCCCACCAGACACCTGAAATAGCATATTCATTAGTTTTTCAAAACAATATACAGTTCACCTAGAAATATCCTAGGATGGGTGAGAATTGAATGGAAGATCAAGGGCTACTCCTAAATCAATGCAAAGGGACGCAGTTACCATCAGTTTTTGTGCACAATATCGCCATCTTTATGTTCCCCAGCTCAGGTGCCGAACCACAACCAGCAGAGCACAATCTTGCTCTGATGATAATCTTTATTGCCACATCAACATATTCTCCTTCAGTGATTAAGGCTGTATTGCGAATCTGACATGAAACATAAACAAAACACTGTGAAGCAACAACAAAAAGGATAACACCTACAAAAACAAACTAGACATACAGAAATATTCATAAACACAGATTTGTGCTGTTGTGAACCTGCAGCATATCACTCAGCCAACTTTTCTGGGCATTGGTAAGACACTTTATAGCAGCAGACCATTCATCCATGAATTCAGGTTGACCGTCATTGCAGAGAGTCATGAGAGGCAACAAGCATTCAATGCATTTTTTAATGAATGAAAAACCACCAGATTCTTCAGAAACAATCTCCACCAGGCACTTGTAAATGCCCTCCCAGAACGACATTCTTATCATGCTTCTCTGTTCAGATGAGTAATTCAAGTACGAAGAGGTGGAGGAATACAAGTATTCAGATAAATCCTCGAACAGTTTCTCCAATCTTGAATCAGAGAAGAGCTTCATTAGGTGAGACAAATGTTGGAGCAAAATAGACTGCACATTTATATCTAATCTCCGAAATCTGAGTATGTCAGTCAGATCATCCAAAAACTGCAGAAGGGGACTGATATGACTAGCATGAGCTAGAGAAAAATATAAGCATGCTTCCCTTAGTAACTTAGGATCATGCTGGTTGGTTGACTTAAGAGGGATCTGTGCCTCAACTTTCATGCACCGCCGTACAATTACCCCCCAGTCTGTAGTTGGCAACCGAGAAGCTTTGGAAAGGCATTTTAAAACTGTTCCAATTGTATTTACTGGCACCGCATCACCAGGCTGTAGATAGTAAAATAAGTCAATAGAAGCGAATTAATTGAATAAGAAGTACTTCTCTAACTCAACAAAATCACAAGGAGTAGGATGATTTGACCATAACACCAAAATGTAAAGTACTTTACTAAATCCATGCACCATAAATTATCTAGAGTTCATAATTTAATATCCACAAACTAAAAAATCAACATGTACAACTGTCTGATGCAGATATTGTTTACAACATATAAAAACATATACAATATTAGATCTTTGCATCAAATCCAATGAAATAACATATAGATATATGAGTATACGTTGGTAGAGATTCTTTGCATGAGTAAAGCACCATCCAGTTCACCCACTGCAGCAGTAAAGGTATGCAACCACACTTGAGTGTGggaaggaaaatgagaagatTGCTGCAATGCTTGGAGGCACAACTCCTAATGTGCTTTGATGTTTCAAGTTTTACATTTGTGCCTATGTCAGAAAATAATAATACACATTCAAAATGGCAAACTTGTTTTCCTAAATATACAGTTTAGGATATAAAAGTGCATATTCTAGCTTATGTATGTTGAATGAAAGGAATCTTTATTTCTGAATGTTTTCCCAGAAACAAAGATTTAAACTGCATTCGACATACATAAGCTACGGTGTGCACTTCTTTTGTAATGCATTTACCGCACAACCCTATTTTTAACAAATGAGAGCATAGTAGTCATTCTTTTCAAGAAAGATCCAGATCAAACCTTTTCAAGCTTAAGATCACTCAACCAGAGACTTAAGTTCCAAACTAAGCTTTGTTCAGAAAAACATGAAGATTGACTGAGATCACCAGAACTTCTATGAGAACCATTGTCATCGTAAAGAATCTGATTCTTTGACAACCACCTGCTTCTAAGAAATGAAATGGCCCATGCAGCATAATATTGTATGTGCTTATCCTCAGCGTCCTTAGCAAGAAGTAATATTTCCTGAATCATTGATGTTGAAAGAGTCTCACAAACAGGGCTTGTCAGTACAGGACCTCTCACCAAAGATGACTCCTGTGCACATAATGAAATAGATTATTCTAGcaattatagaaaattaaatGTTCGGATGCATGGAAGAGACATACCTCATGTTTGATTTGTGAAGTCATAGGTTTTGAACACATCCCAGTAAGGTCCCCTGCACCTGCACCAAAAGCATTGACTATGCCAAACATGCCTCCCAAATGAACAAGAGGAGGAAAAGGATGGGTATATATATGTCTGAGAGTGTCTAGAAGATTTTTAACACCAATAAATTCCATAGCATGTACCCCGTCATCCAATATACAAGACAGGAAAGATCCAGCACCGATACAGATTGCCATCAATAAATTCTGAAAGATAGTTCCGGAATTATTAAGGTTCAGGACCTCAGAAGCTAAAGAAGTGTAACGATTGAACAGTGCATCCAAGTCGTCATCCAACAACTCCACTCTCTGGCAAAAAGTCACAACAGATGGAAGAGCAAGACATGAGCCCATACATAGTGATACTGAATTTCTTTCATCAAATAATGCAGAGCTTGAATCAACATCCGGTATCCATGATATCAATATGTTCTTGACGTCATTAACAGCTTCATAAGCTCCAAGTCTATACAGAGCAACAGCAGATTTTCCCAGACCAAGAACAAGTCCGGCAACAGCCCAAGGATCATCATCGAAGTTATTGTTATTTTCTTCCATCCCCCCCATGGAGCCTATTCCACAAATACTAAGTTTCTTGAGAGAATAACATGACGATGGACACAGCTGAATTAATGAAGTAACCAAAGTGTGAAGAATGTCTTCAACTGATGCACGCTCATTGAGTTGTGTAGTAGCCTCTATTTCTGAATCGGCAACATTATGTGCTCTGGCTAAAAGACCTTGACAAGCATAACCTAATGCCAGTCCACAAGCTCCTTTTACAAGACAGCTTTTAGTTTTTGTGATAACCTAAATGTGGAAAGGAATAAAACATGATGAGAAACTATTAACAACACAATTTGAAACTTGGAAGTATCCTAaatgtataaaaaaaatccaaactaTGAATTAATTTGCATATTGTACCCAATTAGCACAAAATATGAAGGGAGAAGACAATTTTCACAATTAGTCCGGGGCCAGGGCCTTCGGCCCTTTGGGCCCCCATGCTTCGACAAACCCAGCCTTTCAGCAGTAACATCAGAATCCGGATCATATATCAACAATGTATTGCTAGAAGCTAGTGCTGTTAATGTATGTAAGGTGCTAATGAGCTAAGTGCAACAAGATGCTTTCTaaaaataagaaatgcagtaaGGTCTATAAATATCCAATTATGAGAGGAGAGCAtgatttcatacctcaagaagCCCATTAATAACCTGAAACTTGCTCTTTTTGTCCGTGGGATGAAAACAATTGAATATTAGTCCAAGAGAGAGAGCGGCTGACCATTGCTGGTGCTCATGCTCGTATTGAAACAACCATTTTAATAGAAAATCTGATGCAGAAGATATTACTAAATGAGCAGTTGAAGGAACAATCTGGCAATAAGACAAGGTGACACCAATTAAATCAAAATTAGCAAATCATCCCTAAAACACTGAAACAACCATAGGAGCACATCAGTGATTAAGGGCTATAGGCgagacaagaaaaaaaaaacctaaaatgtGCTCACCAGTTTAAGGAGAGATTGATGAAACAGATGGCAGAAAAATCAATTACATCATACTATATAATTCGAAGCAAGTATTTTTTGGGAATGACTAAAATGTTAATAAAGACATCTTACCAAGCACAGTgctccaattacaagagcaatgTTAACAGCAACTTGAGGAGTGGATAATGGAACACGATCGCACAGAATCTGCAATCACAATTAGGAAAACATAAGAAAATTAAGCATTAGCATGGTAAGGATTAAGGAAGCTAATGGAGGGGGCAAAGATTAAAAAGGGGGGCAATAGCAAGGAAGATACatatctaagtaaaacccagataatatatatatatatatatatatatatatatatatatatatatacatacatatatatatacatatatatatatatatacatacatatatatatacatatatatatatacatacatatatatatataagatgcATGAAGTATGTCCTAAATAAACTATATCGTCATGCACGAAAGATATTTGTCCCACTTCACAATTaacataatcaaaatactcagcAGATCATCACTCTTTCAGTTCAGCACCTTGAAGATTGCAATGTTGGAATATACTATCACAAAATATCAGTTCTTTTAAAAACAGGCACATTACGTACCTCAAAACTATGCTCATGTAATGAGAGGGCAGATAAATAATAAACTTggctattttttgtttttcatcaCAGCTATCATCTAAAGTGGAACAAACAAAtacaaaaaatgaaaatatgcTAAAGATATATATACCTTAAATATATCGTTAGCGGCTTTTGAAGCTTTGCTCAACTTCAACGACTCTTTAATGTCAAGCAAAGCTACAACTGCTTGCATCCAATTGGAAACAAATGACTTCCATGAATGCAATGCAAGAAGAGCTACCTCTATGTTTCTTGATATATACATAGATTCGGCCATCTCTGCAAATGCTTGCTCATAAGCAGCATGAACTCTAGGCAAATCCTGCTATGAGAATAGTATACATCATATTAGAATAGCAAATAACATAAGAAGAGTTCAGCTTTTCTGAGTGGCGAGCTGTGACTAAGATAAAATAATATCACCAAAGAAACCCAACATTACAGATTAATCACCTTAGATTTCCCTTCATTAACATTAAGTAAGTCCTTTGGAGCAAAATTGAGAGTTAAAAGAGCTGCACCAGGCAATTGATGATGGGCTGTCTTCcctaaaatttgaaaacaatAGTCAAATGGAACTTAGAAGATAAAGCTAACACCAGATTGTATTAAAAATCGAACAGTCCAAACTGTGCATTTTTCATATAAAGCATAGGAAAGAACAAGCTAAGTATTTGATTAGAAACATATGCATTGGACAAAATCATAGTTGTTACGGCGATGTGGCGAAGCGCGGCGACCACCACCTTCACACCTTTACAGCGCTTATGGCGCACAGCGTGGCGGCGCTATATACACATTGGCGTGGCGAATACACACATCATAGTATAGGATAGTAGGAAATTATATTGGCAAatggcaatgtaaatgtagctcaAAAGTGATAGTCTAGAATTTTAGGAAATCaaaatagcaatgtaaatgtagcacaaaagacatAGAATTCATCTCTCAAAAGTCATCCATTGCAAACTCATCGAGATCGTTAATTAATTGATTGGTGGGTCTGGTCTGATATGGGCTTAGATGGGCCTGTTCTGATATGGGCCTGGTCTTATATGGGGCTGGTCTGATATGGGCCGTAGATGGGCCACTCTAATCATGCAATTAGTATTAAAGTGAAGGAAATCAGTGAAGTCGACAAGACAATGACACAGAATCCAATCCACCACGATGAGCGGCGGCTGGAAGGCTGCGGTCTCCGATGGCGAGTAGGCGGAGGTGGATGCGCTCCTGCAGGCGGCACAAGACGTTGTGCTGCTGAAGCTCTAGGCCAACTCCCACCTCGTCTCCTCAACCTACATCGCCGCCTCGAGCCCTCTAGCACTCGACGTCGTGGCGCCTGATCCACTGGAGGCCAACCTCACCCGTCGCTTCGACGCACTCAAGTCCCATGCGTTGGCACCGACGAAGCTGGCTGGAGCTGGAGTTGGGAGCAACGGgatggaggagctggaggtggGTTCGCGGCGCCGAAGGAGGTGGCAAGGCCAGAGAAGAGACTAGGGTGAGGCTGGAGGATCTAGGAGGGGAGTCGTCAGAGGGGGAGGTGGACAAGTGATGTAGTGGGCGATGGACGCCGCTCAACTTGACATCGTCTCGGTGGCGGATGGCGAGGAGCATGGGTAGGCAGACGTCTCGCAGTCTTGGCGGTGGCAGACGCCTTCTCATCGCCACGTGGGCACCACGCCTATATGGTAAACGCCATACGCGATCGCATTGTGGCGTCGGCGCGGCAAGACCCAGATTTCTACGACGCCGATATGGCAAGGAGAAGGCGACGCCATGACAACTATGGGCAGAATATCAAGCATTCAACACTTTGGTTCTTCAAATTACAAAACTAATTAATTTGAGTCCAACTAGATCACTAGCATACCTTTAAACACAGCCTGAGGGAAAACATCCAGTAGCTTCTCAAATTTATGCACTGCAGCTCTTTTATCAGTAGTCACTCTACGACGGTTTCTGTGCGAACAGGGATAGCATTAGTTAAGGATGTCACTAAGAATCTGAATTCAGAAGAAAGTCttgcaaaaaaaatactaaCAAGTGCTCAAACTTTACGATCTCATCTTGAAAGTTCTCCATGGCCTTGAGAACAGCCAGATTATATTCATTAGTAAAGAACTCATAGTTTTGTTTCCAGAAATCAGGAATAGCATCTTGAATAAGTGAGACCTGTAACGCACTCATTGTTAAACACATCCGATGACCATTTGAAATAGGATTTCTAACCAAACATTAGCAGATAAGCACAAAACATTGAACAAAA
This region includes:
- the LOC133897166 gene encoding protein RST1 isoform X3, with the translated sequence MASSAAAAAAFSHLVDRTRVPDPTLQGHAVAAFFRHLLSLPAPLPAAAHDAASALLASPHPSVAAHAAASLARLAASRADLLPPGLALPLLLAPLAASPSPRLASCLVKAVTALASCVLRSGSRFPPHDHPFVQALASGADGARAELTRQAARMVAEGLDGVVGFLRPFLMFAVVRKGDAPFAKDLIGTLAAAGAAAGKPGVAIPVLKLLEESLLHFGRGDGEEVRLWLGSAECLVDAYVVLLRKLAHAQMPTYDAQASSAKLMETLLSQCSFHQKLLGITSTVLGLSKYLFSVQKDLGLFYLPEISVVLSSLSHSLSGLEFEHEQLAGLKLLAFLMEWKYENVLERKELTQHLNEELLCVLPVINLAISPSKSVKAVASHVLSRFSLLVLDLPASHSSEHQDISMVCHISKPAFILPKLLNHLWSQPSSSGFIFMKYIASKVSPDSARNYLEASYWTHQINDYLTALRRDKLTLDGLSSKKTSSVAISSLVSSVVSVLVMHPKLGTSAAQSLAVLGASDPRLGMPLFVIILFYIKILYSNSNCSTKISLSLLESLPSLATHGFVLPLALQWISPMLKRNTSLVLYAIAVRLLCKIWIVTDWAFPNLQVILDPENFSNFISDREISTSIAASIRDVCKQNPDRGVDLILSVSFCIESRDSVVQALGLESLLYLCEADVVDFYTAWKVISKELLDYSVEPIVAHSLCALLRWGAMDAEAYSGISNNLIGILWSIGTSKKNNSEPLWVKARGTAFHSLSYYKVSLIQDAIPDFWKQNYEFFTNEYNLAVLKAMENFQDEIVKFEHLNRRRVTTDKRAAVHKFEKLLDVFPQAVFKGKTAHHQLPGAALLTLNFAPKDLLNVNEGKSKQDLPRVHAAYEQAFAEMAESMYISRNIEVALLALHSWKSFVSNWMQAVVALLDIKESLKLSKASKAANDIFKILCDRVPLSTPQVAVNIALVIGALCLIVPSTAHLVISSASDFLLKWLFQYEHEHQQWSAALSLGLIFNCFHPTDKKSKFQVINGLLEVITKTKSCLVKGACGLALGYACQGLLARAHNVADSEIEATTQLNERASVEDILHTLVTSLIQLCPSSCYSLKKLSICGIGSMGGMEENNNNFDDDPWAVAGLVLGLGKSAVALYRLGAYEAVNDVKNILISWIPDVDSSSALFDERNSVSLCMGSCLALPSVVTFCQRVELLDDDLDALFNRYTSLASEVLNLNNSGTIFQNLLMAICIGAGSFLSCILDDGVHAMEFIGVKNLLDTLRHIYTHPFPPLVHLGGMFGIVNAFGAGAGDLTGMCSKPMTSQIKHEESSLVRGPVLTSPVCETLSTSMIQEILLLAKDAEDKHIQYYAAWAISFLRSRWLSKNQILYDDNGSHRSSGDLSQSSCFSEQSLVWNLSLWLSDLKLEKPGDAVPVNTIGTVLKCLSKASRLPTTDWGVIVRRCMKVEAQIPLKSTNQHDPKLLREACLYFSLAHASHISPLLQFLDDLTDILRFRRLDINVQSILLQHLSHLMKLFSDSRLEKLFEDLSEYLYSSTSSYLNYSSEQRSMIRMSFWEGIYKCLVEIVSEESGGFSFIKKCIECLLPLMTLCNDGQPEFMDEWSAAIKCLTNAQKSWLSDMLQIRNTALITEGEYVDVAIKIIIRARLCSAGCGSAPELGNIKMAILCTKTDGVWWGVLVEIAAAIYSAENSIKRQWLLDALDIGCVTAHPSTVLRFVGLLCGSCCIYMPLLVVNSTNTGYGC